Proteins encoded in a region of the Mycolicibacterium chitae genome:
- a CDS encoding AI-2E family transporter, producing MEAPETGPDRGAVIGAGGMWLAKWSLIIVAIAAGTVVLGWIAAKLWVVVLPVLLGVVLCTVLWPPARLMMDRLGFPPAAAATATLLLFLAIFSGIVALIVPPVLDQMPELIDQATEGINRMQQWVAGPPLNLQQEQFDRYVDTVVNAMRESSSAIATGVVTGVSTVGTLLLTLVLTVVLSFFFLKDGRRFLPWLGRVTGRRAGRHLETVLGQMWENLGGFIRAQAAVALIDAVFIGIGLVVLGVPLAPVLAVLTFIGAFVPFVGAFVAGALAVLIALVANGFTNALLVLGVIIAVQQIEGNVLQPILQSRTMKLHPVLVLLGVTAGGSLFGIVGAFLAVPTVAMAAVVARYINEQIDLRAGEPAADVT from the coding sequence ATGGAGGCACCGGAGACCGGCCCGGACCGCGGCGCGGTGATCGGTGCCGGCGGGATGTGGCTGGCGAAGTGGTCCCTGATCATCGTGGCCATCGCCGCGGGCACCGTGGTGCTCGGCTGGATCGCGGCGAAGCTGTGGGTGGTCGTGCTGCCGGTGCTGCTCGGTGTCGTGCTCTGCACCGTGCTGTGGCCGCCGGCCCGGCTGATGATGGACCGCCTCGGTTTCCCGCCGGCCGCCGCGGCCACCGCCACGCTGCTGCTGTTCCTGGCCATCTTCTCCGGCATCGTCGCGCTCATCGTGCCGCCGGTGCTCGACCAGATGCCGGAGCTCATCGACCAGGCCACCGAGGGCATCAACCGGATGCAGCAATGGGTCGCCGGCCCGCCCCTCAACCTGCAGCAGGAGCAGTTCGACCGATACGTGGACACCGTCGTCAACGCCATGCGGGAGTCGTCGTCGGCGATCGCGACCGGCGTCGTCACCGGCGTCAGCACGGTGGGGACGCTGCTGCTGACGCTGGTGCTCACCGTCGTGCTGTCGTTCTTCTTCCTCAAGGACGGCCGACGTTTCCTGCCCTGGCTGGGCCGGGTGACCGGGCGCCGCGCCGGGCGGCACCTGGAAACGGTGCTGGGGCAGATGTGGGAGAACCTCGGCGGCTTCATCCGCGCGCAGGCGGCGGTGGCGCTGATCGACGCCGTGTTCATCGGCATCGGGCTGGTGGTCCTCGGTGTGCCGCTGGCCCCGGTGCTGGCCGTGCTGACCTTCATCGGCGCGTTCGTGCCGTTCGTCGGCGCGTTCGTCGCCGGCGCCCTGGCGGTGCTGATCGCGTTGGTGGCCAACGGTTTCACCAACGCGCTGCTGGTGCTCGGCGTCATCATCGCGGTGCAGCAGATCGAAGGCAATGTCCTGCAACCGATCCTGCAGAGCCGCACCATGAAACTGCATCCGGTGCTGGTGCTGCTGGGCGTCACCGCCGGTGGTTCGCTGTTCGGCATCGTCGGGGCGTTCCTGGCCGTGCCGACCGTGGCGATGGCCGCCGTCGTCGCCCGCTATATCAACGAACAGATCGACCTGCGCGCCGGAGAACCCGCCGCCGACGTGACGTGA
- a CDS encoding aldo/keto reductase, which translates to MPRLGLGTWPMDDSQAAVAVAAAVRAGYRLIDTAENYRNEHGVGTALRDGGVARAELFVTSKFNRRWHSVDGVRQACVQSLARLGLDYLDLFLVHWPNPEQDRYVEAVEGLMRLLDDGLIRAVGTSNFTPAHLQRLFDAGLTPHVNQIQLHPYRLRPDVVALHRDRGILTQSWSPLGWGTGLLADETIARVARRHGRSPAQVVLRWHIQQGLVPLPRSTDPGRQAQNLASFDFTLTDDDMVMLGSLDRPDLPMVDADTYGH; encoded by the coding sequence ATGCCGCGGCTCGGGCTGGGCACCTGGCCGATGGACGATTCGCAGGCCGCGGTCGCGGTCGCCGCCGCGGTGCGCGCGGGCTACCGGCTGATCGACACCGCGGAGAACTACCGCAACGAACACGGCGTCGGGACGGCCCTGCGTGATGGCGGGGTGGCGCGCGCCGAACTGTTCGTCACCAGCAAGTTCAACCGCCGGTGGCACAGCGTCGACGGCGTCCGGCAGGCCTGCGTGCAGAGCCTGGCCCGGCTCGGCCTGGACTACCTGGACCTGTTCCTGGTGCATTGGCCCAACCCCGAGCAGGACCGGTACGTCGAGGCCGTCGAGGGGCTCATGAGGTTGCTCGATGACGGTTTGATCCGCGCGGTCGGGACGTCGAACTTCACGCCGGCGCATCTGCAGCGGCTGTTCGACGCCGGGCTGACCCCGCACGTCAACCAGATCCAGCTGCATCCCTATCGGCTGCGGCCCGACGTGGTGGCGCTGCATCGGGACCGGGGCATCCTCACCCAGTCCTGGAGTCCGCTGGGGTGGGGCACCGGACTGCTCGCCGACGAGACGATCGCCCGGGTCGCCCGACGTCACGGGCGCAGCCCCGCGCAGGTGGTGCTGCGCTGGCACATTCAGCAGGGCCTGGTGCCCCTGCCGAGATCGACCGACCCGGGCCGGCAGGCACAGAACCTGGCGAGCTTCGACTTCACCCTGACCGACGACGACATGGTGATGCTGGGATCGTTGGACCGGCCCGATCTGCCGATGGTGGATGCCGACACGTACGGCCACTGA
- a CDS encoding MBL fold metallo-hydrolase RNA specificity domain-containing protein: protein MDSELTLRCLGAAGTVTGSKHLLETEGRRILVDCGLFQGLKNLRELNWKRLPVDAASIDAVIVTHAHLDHTGYLPRLVRDGFRGPIVATAATAAVAEIILRDSAFLQEREADFLNRHHATKHSPALPLYDSRDAERALALFTTHPFGQEVSLPGDGPSVVFRRAGHILGAATVDVLWQGRRIVFSGDLGRYDDPLMLDPEPVPAADYLVMESTYGDRLHDRTDPTDTLADIIDTTVSRGGTIVIPAFAVGRAQTLLYHLWQLRCAGRLPDVPIYLDSPMAINASDLLRTHHGDHRLSRQVYEDMCAMATYTRDAEASKRISADRDPKIVISASGMGSGGRVLHHFEAFASDPRNTIMLTGYQAPGTRGRSMVSGAREIKVHGQWIPVRAQVENLRMLSAHADANELIRWASGFTTPPRRVFVVHGEPQPADALRVRLGREFGWDAVVPRQGQVFEL from the coding sequence ATGGACTCTGAGCTCACGCTGCGTTGCCTCGGCGCGGCGGGCACCGTCACCGGTTCCAAGCACCTGCTGGAGACCGAGGGTAGGCGGATCCTGGTGGACTGCGGGCTGTTCCAGGGACTGAAGAACCTGCGCGAACTCAACTGGAAACGGCTGCCGGTGGACGCGGCGAGCATCGACGCCGTCATCGTCACCCACGCGCACCTCGATCACACCGGATATCTGCCCCGCCTGGTGCGCGACGGATTCCGCGGACCCATCGTCGCGACCGCGGCCACCGCCGCGGTGGCCGAAATCATCCTGCGGGACAGCGCCTTTCTGCAGGAACGCGAGGCGGACTTCCTGAACCGGCACCACGCCACCAAACACTCCCCCGCGCTGCCGCTGTACGACAGCCGCGACGCCGAGCGCGCGCTCGCGCTGTTCACCACCCACCCGTTCGGCCAGGAGGTCAGCCTGCCCGGCGACGGCCCCAGCGTGGTGTTCCGGCGGGCCGGACACATTCTGGGCGCGGCGACCGTCGACGTGCTCTGGCAGGGGCGGCGCATCGTGTTCTCCGGCGATCTGGGCCGCTACGACGACCCACTGATGCTCGACCCCGAACCGGTGCCGGCCGCGGACTACCTGGTGATGGAGTCGACCTACGGCGACCGCCTGCACGACCGCACCGACCCTACCGACACCCTGGCCGACATCATCGACACCACCGTGAGCCGGGGCGGCACCATCGTGATACCGGCGTTCGCGGTGGGTCGGGCCCAGACGCTGCTGTACCACCTGTGGCAATTGCGTTGCGCCGGAAGGCTGCCCGATGTCCCGATCTATCTGGACAGTCCGATGGCCATCAACGCCAGCGATCTGCTGCGCACCCACCATGGCGACCACCGCCTGTCGCGGCAGGTCTACGAGGACATGTGCGCGATGGCCACCTACACCCGCGACGCCGAGGCATCGAAGCGGATCTCCGCGGATCGTGATCCCAAGATCGTCATCTCCGCCAGCGGCATGGGCAGCGGCGGTCGCGTACTGCACCACTTCGAGGCCTTCGCCTCCGACCCGCGCAACACGATCATGCTCACCGGCTATCAGGCCCCGGGCACCCGCGGCCGGTCGATGGTCAGCGGGGCCCGCGAGATCAAGGTTCACGGCCAGTGGATCCCGGTGCGGGCCCAGGTCGAGAACCTGCGCATGCTCTCGGCGCACGCCGACGCCAACGAACTCATCCGGTGGGCCTCGGGTTTCACCACCCCGCCGCGGCGGGTGTTCGTGGTCCACGGCGAACCGCAGCCCGCCGACGCGTTGCGCGTGCGACTGGGCCGCGAGTTCGGTTGGGACGCCGTGGTGCCGCGGCAGGGTCAGGTGTTCGAGCTGTAG
- a CDS encoding formylglycine-generating enzyme family protein, whose product MLTELVELPGGSFPMGSREFYPEEAPVHEATVAPFAIERHPVTNAQFAEFVAATGHVTVAEQQLDPAAFPGVPAADLVPGALVFRPTDGPVDLRDWRQWWTWVPGACWKHPTGPGSSVEGLPDHPVVQVAYPDAAAYAAWAGRGLPTEAQWEYAARAGSATVYPWGDDARPDGRLMANTWQGQFPYRNDGAAGWSRTSPVGTFPPNAFGLVDMIGNVWEWTRTRFTPGHRGAPQNSGCCPAPAGDPSVNQVLKGGSHLCAPEYCHRYRPAARSPQSQDSATTHIGFRCVAG is encoded by the coding sequence ATGCTCACCGAGTTGGTCGAACTGCCCGGCGGATCCTTCCCGATGGGGTCACGGGAGTTCTACCCCGAGGAAGCGCCCGTGCACGAGGCGACGGTCGCACCGTTCGCCATCGAGCGCCATCCGGTGACCAACGCGCAGTTCGCCGAATTCGTCGCCGCCACAGGTCATGTCACCGTCGCCGAACAGCAGCTCGATCCGGCGGCCTTCCCGGGCGTACCCGCCGCCGACCTGGTGCCGGGCGCGTTGGTGTTCCGCCCGACCGACGGGCCGGTGGACCTGCGGGACTGGCGGCAGTGGTGGACCTGGGTGCCGGGCGCCTGCTGGAAACACCCGACGGGACCCGGATCGTCGGTCGAAGGCCTTCCGGATCATCCGGTGGTCCAGGTCGCCTACCCCGACGCGGCTGCGTACGCCGCCTGGGCCGGGCGCGGTCTGCCCACCGAGGCCCAGTGGGAGTACGCGGCGCGCGCGGGCAGCGCCACCGTCTACCCCTGGGGCGACGACGCCCGCCCCGACGGCCGGCTGATGGCCAACACCTGGCAGGGCCAGTTTCCGTACCGCAACGACGGCGCCGCGGGCTGGTCGCGAACCTCCCCGGTAGGCACGTTCCCGCCGAACGCGTTCGGCCTGGTCGACATGATCGGCAACGTCTGGGAATGGACCCGCACCCGGTTCACCCCCGGCCACCGCGGCGCCCCGCAGAACTCCGGATGCTGCCCAGCACCCGCGGGGGATCCGTCGGTCAACCAGGTACTCAAGGGCGGCTCGCACCTGTGCGCACCCGAATACTGTCACCGCTACCGGCCCGCGGCACGCTCTCCGCAATCGCAGGACAGCGCCACCACCCACATCGGATTCCGTTGCGTGGCAGGCTAG
- a CDS encoding aldehyde dehydrogenase family protein, which produces MTSTTSTALQSVLDDIQKRPGTGEVIPIINPVTEEQITEFTDCGPEAVDDAVARAKAAFEAGVWADLPGRERAKVMWRIADLIEEHAEEFAQIDSANTGMPLMQSRLVVPTSAEFFRYYAGWCSKVSGSAYDVKTSGIASDSYVSQHAYTLKEPYGVVGLIFPWNGPIFNACAKLAPALAAGCSSVVKPAEETPLSAILLDRLIAEAGVPEGVVNLLTGYGHTAGAAITAHPDVEKVAFTGSTDVGKEIVRASAGNLKKVMLELGGKSPVLIFDDADLNQAIMMAAMGIFVHSGQGCVCGSRIFVQRGVYDQVVEGIAMMANNIKLGGPDEEGCVSGPLISEKQLKRVMGYIDEGKSGGVNVVTGGHRLDRKGYFVHPTVLADVDRDLKLYQEEIFGPVVTVLPFDDDDEAVAMANETPYGLAATAWTTNLSRAHTLAKKLQAGTVTINCQLVFDHSVPFGGYKQSGWGHEFGPEGLDAYLKTKSVWAQL; this is translated from the coding sequence ATGACATCGACGACATCGACGGCGCTGCAGTCCGTACTGGACGACATCCAGAAGCGGCCCGGCACCGGCGAGGTGATCCCGATCATCAACCCGGTGACCGAGGAGCAGATCACCGAGTTCACCGACTGTGGGCCCGAGGCAGTCGACGACGCCGTCGCGCGCGCCAAGGCGGCCTTCGAGGCCGGCGTGTGGGCCGACCTGCCCGGGCGTGAACGCGCCAAGGTCATGTGGCGGATCGCCGACCTCATCGAGGAGCACGCCGAGGAGTTCGCGCAGATCGACTCGGCCAACACGGGCATGCCGCTGATGCAGTCCCGGCTGGTGGTCCCGACGTCGGCGGAGTTCTTCCGCTACTACGCCGGGTGGTGCAGCAAGGTCAGCGGAAGCGCCTACGACGTCAAGACCAGCGGCATCGCATCCGACAGCTACGTCAGCCAGCACGCCTACACGCTCAAGGAACCCTATGGCGTCGTCGGCCTGATCTTCCCGTGGAACGGACCGATCTTCAACGCCTGCGCCAAACTCGCGCCGGCGCTGGCCGCCGGATGTAGCAGCGTGGTGAAACCTGCTGAGGAGACCCCACTTTCGGCGATCCTGCTGGACCGGCTCATCGCCGAGGCCGGTGTCCCCGAGGGTGTCGTCAACCTCCTGACCGGCTACGGCCACACCGCGGGTGCGGCGATCACCGCCCACCCCGACGTCGAAAAGGTGGCCTTCACCGGTTCGACGGACGTGGGCAAGGAGATCGTGCGGGCTTCCGCGGGCAACCTCAAGAAGGTGATGCTCGAACTCGGCGGCAAGTCACCGGTGCTGATCTTCGACGACGCGGATCTCAACCAGGCCATCATGATGGCCGCGATGGGGATCTTCGTGCACTCCGGCCAGGGGTGTGTCTGCGGGTCACGCATCTTCGTGCAGCGCGGTGTCTACGACCAGGTGGTGGAGGGCATCGCGATGATGGCCAACAACATCAAGCTCGGAGGACCCGACGAAGAGGGTTGCGTCAGTGGACCGTTGATCAGCGAGAAGCAGCTGAAGCGGGTCATGGGCTACATCGACGAGGGCAAATCGGGCGGCGTCAACGTCGTGACCGGCGGACATCGACTCGACCGCAAGGGCTATTTCGTCCACCCGACCGTGCTGGCCGACGTCGACCGCGACCTGAAGCTCTACCAGGAAGAGATCTTCGGGCCCGTGGTCACGGTGCTGCCGTTCGATGACGACGACGAAGCGGTCGCCATGGCCAACGAGACTCCGTACGGTCTGGCCGCCACGGCGTGGACGACCAACCTCAGCCGTGCCCACACACTGGCCAAGAAGCTGCAGGCCGGCACCGTGACGATCAACTGCCAGCTGGTCTTCGACCACTCGGTGCCCTTCGGTGGGTACAAGCAGTCCGGGTGGGGCCACGAGTTCGGGCCGGAAGGGTTGGACGCCTACCTGAAGACGAAATCCGTGTGGGCGCAGCTGTAA
- a CDS encoding flavin-containing monooxygenase — protein MPEAATSLGPKPAEYDAEWVRAKYAIERDKRLRPDAVDQFVEVTADFSHYADDPWTERVERDPVRDHVQVAIIGAGLGSILAAARLQEAGITDIRMIDTAGDFGGTWYWNRYPGVQCDVESYIYLPLLEELDYIPSERYAHGPEIREHLQNCAKHYGLYENALLQTTVTGMQWDEQATQWRITTDRGDDFTATMVAVSPGSLTRPKLPGIPGINEFRGHTFHTSRWDFDYTGGDETGGLTKLADKRVGVIGTGSTGLQCIPHLGEHAEQLYVFQRTPSTVSERGNRPTDPQWAATLGPGWQRERMENFTRVTCGVEMELDLTDDGWTQKALALSEPAVARETARLGREMSLEEITEFLFRADWDAMERLRARIDATVRDPKTAEALKPWYRLNCKRPGYHDQYLDTFNRPNVTLVDTDGRGVERFTETAVVVDGVAYELDALVFATGFEVGTEFTRRLGFEIVGRDGVALSQKWAKGMRTLHGLQTHGFPNCFFLGYTQSGVSPNYTHTAEERAQHFAYLVRTFVERGASTIEATQAAEEQWLAAMEASSEKPKAFYAECTPSYLSSEGDKENPHGMLSTNFGGKPVEFFDMLAKWRANGRLEGVILA, from the coding sequence ATGCCAGAAGCGGCCACTTCCCTGGGACCCAAGCCGGCGGAGTACGACGCCGAGTGGGTGCGCGCGAAGTACGCGATCGAACGCGACAAGCGCCTGCGGCCCGACGCGGTGGACCAGTTCGTCGAGGTCACCGCCGATTTCTCGCATTACGCCGACGACCCGTGGACCGAACGGGTCGAGCGCGACCCGGTGCGCGACCACGTGCAGGTGGCGATCATCGGCGCGGGTTTGGGCAGCATCCTGGCCGCGGCGCGCCTGCAGGAAGCCGGCATCACCGACATCCGGATGATCGACACCGCCGGCGACTTCGGCGGCACCTGGTACTGGAACCGCTACCCGGGCGTGCAGTGCGACGTCGAGTCCTACATCTACCTGCCGCTGCTCGAAGAACTGGACTACATCCCGAGCGAGCGCTACGCCCATGGCCCGGAGATCCGGGAGCACCTGCAGAACTGCGCCAAGCATTACGGCTTGTACGAGAACGCGCTGCTGCAGACCACCGTCACCGGCATGCAGTGGGACGAGCAGGCCACGCAGTGGCGGATCACCACCGACCGCGGCGACGACTTCACCGCGACCATGGTCGCGGTGTCGCCGGGGTCGCTGACCCGCCCGAAACTTCCCGGCATCCCGGGGATCAACGAGTTCCGCGGCCACACCTTCCACACCAGCCGCTGGGACTTCGACTACACCGGCGGCGACGAGACGGGCGGGCTGACCAAGTTGGCCGACAAGCGCGTCGGCGTCATCGGCACCGGTTCCACCGGGCTCCAATGCATTCCACACCTGGGTGAGCATGCCGAGCAGCTGTATGTGTTCCAGCGGACCCCGAGCACGGTCTCCGAGCGCGGCAACCGGCCCACCGATCCGCAGTGGGCGGCCACCCTCGGGCCCGGTTGGCAGCGCGAGCGGATGGAGAACTTCACCCGGGTGACGTGCGGTGTCGAGATGGAACTCGATCTCACCGACGACGGCTGGACCCAGAAGGCGCTCGCGCTCTCCGAACCCGCCGTGGCCCGGGAGACCGCGCGCCTGGGCCGGGAAATGAGCCTCGAGGAGATCACCGAATTTCTCTTCCGCGCCGACTGGGATGCGATGGAGCGGTTGCGCGCGCGCATCGATGCCACGGTGCGCGACCCCAAAACCGCTGAGGCGCTGAAGCCCTGGTACCGGCTCAACTGCAAGCGGCCGGGCTATCACGACCAGTACCTGGACACCTTCAACCGGCCGAACGTCACCCTGGTCGACACCGACGGCCGCGGGGTGGAGCGTTTCACCGAGACCGCCGTGGTGGTCGACGGGGTGGCGTACGAACTCGACGCGCTGGTGTTCGCCACCGGATTCGAGGTGGGCACCGAGTTCACCCGTCGGCTCGGGTTCGAGATCGTCGGCCGCGACGGCGTGGCGCTGTCGCAGAAGTGGGCCAAGGGCATGCGGACGCTGCACGGCCTGCAGACCCACGGCTTCCCGAACTGTTTCTTCCTCGGCTACACCCAGTCCGGGGTCTCCCCCAACTACACCCACACCGCCGAGGAGCGCGCGCAGCACTTCGCCTATCTGGTGCGCACTTTCGTCGAGCGCGGCGCGTCGACCATCGAGGCCACCCAGGCCGCCGAGGAACAGTGGCTGGCGGCCATGGAGGCCTCGTCGGAGAAGCCCAAGGCCTTCTACGCCGAGTGCACGCCGAGCTATCTGAGCTCCGAGGGCGACAAGGAGAACCCGCACGGGATGCTGTCGACGAACTTCGGCGGCAAGCCCGTCGAGTTCTTCGACATGCTGGCGAAGTGGCGCGCGAACGGTCGGCTCGAGGGCGTGATCCTCGCGTGA
- a CDS encoding TetR/AcrR family transcriptional regulator yields the protein MTDTTAATETEDAAPKLTMRDRHRIMTREHIESAALEAFAERGYVAVTIDDIVRRAGIGRATFYLHFDSKAAVLRELRNTRMTVWSQEDAPRGGKSGRPSIRAFFEKVVDFYTSAPELYTALHQARAADPEFAGAHRATMEANVEEWARSDAMPGATEAQLRLAIAMMYTMVDSFMHLWLVDGWPLDREAAIEAMTDALHATMR from the coding sequence GTGACCGACACCACGGCCGCCACCGAAACCGAGGACGCCGCACCGAAGCTCACGATGCGCGACCGGCACCGCATCATGACCCGCGAGCACATCGAGTCCGCGGCCCTGGAGGCGTTCGCCGAACGGGGCTACGTCGCGGTCACCATCGACGACATCGTGCGGCGCGCCGGGATTGGCCGCGCCACGTTCTACCTGCATTTCGACAGCAAGGCCGCGGTGCTGCGGGAACTGCGCAACACCCGGATGACGGTCTGGTCGCAGGAGGACGCGCCGCGCGGCGGCAAGTCGGGGCGCCCGTCCATCCGCGCCTTCTTCGAGAAGGTGGTCGACTTCTACACCTCGGCCCCGGAGCTCTACACCGCCCTGCATCAGGCCCGCGCGGCCGACCCGGAGTTCGCCGGGGCGCACCGCGCCACCATGGAGGCCAACGTCGAGGAGTGGGCGCGCTCCGACGCCATGCCGGGCGCCACCGAGGCGCAGCTGCGGCTGGCCATCGCGATGATGTACACCATGGTCGACTCCTTCATGCACCTCTGGCTGGTCGACGGTTGGCCGCTGGACCGCGAGGCCGCCATCGAGGCGATGACCGACGCCCTGCACGCCACCATGCGCTGA
- a CDS encoding NtaA/DmoA family FMN-dependent monooxygenase (This protein belongs to a clade of FMN-dependent monooxygenases, within a broader family of flavin-dependent oxidoreductases, the luciferase-like monooxygenase (LMM) family, some of whose members use coenzyme F420 rather than FMN.), with protein MSEKRYLHLNLVANDINLHQGAYGNEQAHGIPARSTFERLLEYGRFGDEGLFTALFVGDIPGMQGSPAFDGGPAEPITALTAISQHTKHVGLIATASTTFYDPYNLARLLASLDQASDGRAGYNAVTSVIDDFALNYNLVRHLDREERYARADEFLQVLRGLWDHRELRRDPDGLTRFYATPINHRGNLFQVTGPLNVAPSRQGRPLIAQAGGSGAGIRVAAKHAEMVFTNSSTRDTAAVYRETLDKALAEQGRSPGSVPAIPGLIPYLGRTAKEAEEKLHELDSHVDWAPIAPFALGQFGIQIPVGDINEAFPVDLLPRPEDVEKTIKSTFGNYVGLYNWIQERPGVTVRDVVAQAVGRGGATHRKFVGSYDDLVDDFAAWHSDGNVGGFNLMFSAGAQSIREFIDEVVPRLIDRGIYRGTPHDRPLRERF; from the coding sequence ATGTCGGAAAAACGTTATCTGCATCTGAACCTGGTGGCCAACGACATCAACCTGCACCAGGGGGCGTACGGCAACGAGCAGGCGCACGGCATCCCCGCGCGCAGCACCTTCGAGCGCCTGCTCGAGTACGGCCGCTTCGGCGACGAGGGGCTGTTCACCGCGCTGTTCGTCGGGGACATCCCGGGCATGCAGGGATCACCGGCCTTCGACGGCGGCCCCGCCGAACCCATCACCGCGCTGACCGCAATCTCCCAGCACACCAAGCATGTTGGGCTCATCGCGACGGCGTCGACGACGTTCTACGACCCCTACAACCTGGCCCGCCTGCTGGCCTCCCTCGACCAAGCCTCCGACGGGCGCGCCGGCTACAACGCGGTGACCTCGGTGATCGACGACTTCGCGCTGAACTACAACCTGGTGCGCCACCTGGACCGCGAGGAGCGCTATGCGCGGGCCGACGAGTTCCTGCAGGTGCTGCGGGGGCTGTGGGACCACCGCGAACTGCGCCGCGATCCCGACGGCCTGACCCGGTTCTACGCGACGCCGATCAATCACCGCGGCAACCTGTTTCAGGTCACCGGCCCGCTCAACGTCGCACCCAGCCGGCAGGGCCGGCCGCTCATCGCCCAGGCCGGCGGCTCCGGGGCGGGCATCCGCGTGGCCGCCAAGCACGCCGAGATGGTGTTCACCAACTCCTCGACCCGCGACACCGCCGCCGTCTACCGCGAGACCCTGGACAAGGCGCTCGCCGAGCAGGGCCGCAGCCCGGGCTCGGTGCCGGCGATCCCCGGGCTCATCCCGTACCTCGGCCGCACCGCCAAGGAGGCCGAGGAAAAGCTGCACGAGTTGGACAGTCACGTCGACTGGGCGCCCATCGCGCCCTTCGCGTTGGGCCAGTTCGGCATCCAGATCCCGGTGGGCGACATCAACGAGGCGTTCCCCGTCGACCTGCTGCCGCGCCCCGAGGACGTCGAGAAGACCATCAAGAGCACCTTCGGCAACTACGTCGGGCTCTACAACTGGATCCAGGAACGGCCCGGGGTCACCGTCCGCGACGTCGTCGCGCAGGCGGTGGGCCGCGGCGGCGCCACGCACCGCAAGTTCGTCGGCTCCTACGACGACCTGGTCGACGACTTCGCGGCCTGGCACTCCGACGGCAACGTCGGCGGATTCAACCTGATGTTCTCAGCCGGGGCGCAGTCCATCCGGGAGTTCATCGACGAGGTGGTCCCCCGGCTCATCGACCGCGGGATCTACCGCGGCACCCCACACGATCGCCCGCTGCGCGAAAGGTTCTGA
- a CDS encoding TetR/AcrR family transcriptional regulator: MARYASDHKEATRRRIIETAGRRLKQDGIDGAGIAALMSDAGLTNGAFYAHFASKSDLIAAVVADQLDAQAAAIAQLPEGREALIAYVTWYLSPEHRLDVANGCPSAALLDEIARQGGDIGAAYQRGIAVIVDEVAKRLTSDWSLDHALAKTRAVGLMTVLISSLQLARAMADEQAVDQILRAGLDNARALLAS, translated from the coding sequence ATGGCCAGATACGCCAGTGATCACAAGGAAGCGACGCGGCGACGGATCATCGAGACGGCTGGTCGTCGTCTCAAGCAGGACGGAATCGACGGGGCCGGCATCGCGGCGTTGATGTCCGATGCGGGACTGACCAACGGTGCCTTCTACGCGCACTTCGCCTCAAAGAGCGACCTCATCGCTGCCGTGGTTGCCGACCAGCTCGACGCGCAGGCCGCTGCGATCGCTCAGCTCCCCGAGGGGCGTGAAGCTCTGATCGCCTATGTCACTTGGTATCTGTCGCCGGAGCACCGCCTGGACGTCGCCAACGGGTGCCCCTCCGCTGCGCTGCTCGATGAGATCGCGCGCCAGGGCGGAGATATTGGTGCCGCCTATCAGCGCGGCATCGCCGTCATCGTGGATGAGGTGGCAAAACGGCTGACCTCGGATTGGTCCCTTGACCACGCACTGGCCAAGACGCGGGCGGTCGGACTGATGACTGTGCTCATCTCGAGCTTGCAGTTGGCGCGAGCGATGGCAGACGAGCAGGCCGTGGACCAGATCCTCAGGGCGGGGTTGGATAACGCCCGGGCGTTGCTGGCTTCCTGA